A window from Saprospiraceae bacterium encodes these proteins:
- a CDS encoding tetratricopeptide repeat protein has translation MEKAFKKYQQHEYNEAINTLLTIEQTSEIIYRFLGQCYYEIGNLNDAEKFIVKAIENGNTNGFNLYASILSDLNRKDEAEKYYKVAIDNGDYEALNNYAILLAELGKIEEAEKLYLKAIQHDIPNSIYNYANLLSENDDRNKAEMYFIMAIDKGNNDAFQMLLFNYYFDGNRQKVINLLLKYKGMDYPKLLNDILQLWLGNLTEYHKVRNSLTLHDINDKPKFYLRESLVHYQYDWVVDLLIGNTELKEEHEPLYFAAIMLQDPKLDINLMIPESMLETVQNIIDYVKERQVFYYGTSKNN, from the coding sequence ATGGAAAAAGCCTTCAAAAAGTATCAACAGCATGAATACAATGAAGCTATAAATACCTTACTAACAATAGAACAAACATCAGAAATTATATATAGATTTTTAGGCCAATGTTACTACGAAATTGGAAATTTAAATGACGCTGAAAAATTTATAGTTAAAGCAATAGAAAATGGAAATACAAACGGTTTTAATCTTTATGCATCAATACTGTCGGACTTAAATAGGAAAGATGAAGCGGAAAAATACTACAAGGTTGCTATAGACAATGGAGATTACGAAGCACTAAATAACTATGCTATTTTACTTGCTGAATTAGGCAAGATTGAAGAGGCTGAAAAATTGTATTTAAAGGCTATTCAGCACGATATTCCAAATTCGATATATAATTATGCAAATTTATTAAGTGAAAATGATGATAGAAATAAAGCGGAAATGTATTTTATTATGGCAATTGACAAAGGGAACAATGATGCATTCCAAATGCTTCTGTTTAATTATTATTTTGATGGCAATAGACAGAAAGTAATCAATTTATTATTAAAGTATAAAGGGATGGATTATCCAAAGTTACTGAATGATATCTTACAATTGTGGTTAGGCAATTTAACTGAATACCATAAAGTTAGAAATTCTCTAACATTACACGACATTAATGACAAGCCTAAGTTTTATTTAAGAGAATCATTAGTCCACTATCAATATGATTGGGTTGTGGATCTCTTAATTGGAAATACAGAATTAAAAGAAGAACATGAACCATTGTATTTTGCTGCAATAATGCTTCAAGATCCAAAGTTGGATATAAATTTAATGATACCAGAGTCTATGCTAGAAACAGTGCAGAATATTATAGATTACGTGAAGGAAAGACAGGTATTTTATTATGGGACAAGTAAAAATAATTAG
- a CDS encoding ATP-binding protein, with translation MRIPCKTIIGTAAEGSKYFQRKRIESLILRALRKGNFVHFTAPRRTGKTSILKELANETYEDLACIYEDIESDKTSADLYKRLIKLIEKSINKSTTWRKKIWTTITSKKIKGINVLDGSIDLDDKEIDYKQVFLDLVSAISQSEIKIVLFLDEFPDVINNILENEGTEVALNVLHTLRSLRQTSDFSQSFGLVFSGSVGLTHIVRKIGRSKLLNDLKVIELDPLTPEETDEFISFLTDGATMNVPMDTRNHIQTKLRQLIPYYIQLIIEKGDEWTEDNNRDMLTVADVDLMYQKLITENDKFIDWVDRIKTYFSDHSKFLLQVLTTIAHRDEMVMQEVLNIANQHKVEDFEEMIHQVLVADGYLTKNEGGKLIFASPLLRDWWKYHYSLSK, from the coding sequence ATGAGAATACCATGCAAAACAATCATCGGTACTGCTGCCGAAGGAAGTAAATATTTCCAAAGAAAAAGAATCGAAAGTCTCATATTGAGAGCTCTGCGAAAAGGAAATTTTGTCCACTTCACAGCACCAAGGAGAACTGGTAAAACTTCTATACTAAAAGAATTGGCCAATGAAACTTATGAAGACTTAGCATGTATTTATGAAGATATCGAATCTGATAAAACATCGGCCGACTTATACAAAAGACTCATAAAACTGATCGAAAAGTCCATCAATAAATCCACAACCTGGCGCAAAAAAATATGGACAACCATCACATCCAAAAAAATAAAAGGGATTAATGTTCTTGACGGAAGTATTGATTTGGATGATAAAGAAATAGATTACAAACAAGTATTTTTAGATTTAGTCTCTGCAATCAGCCAATCTGAAATCAAAATAGTCCTTTTTCTGGATGAGTTTCCCGATGTCATCAATAATATACTTGAAAATGAAGGTACAGAAGTAGCCCTAAATGTACTCCATACTTTGCGAAGCTTGAGACAAACTTCAGATTTCTCGCAATCTTTTGGTCTGGTATTTTCTGGTTCGGTTGGGCTCACTCACATCGTTAGAAAAATAGGTCGCTCCAAGTTGCTCAATGATCTGAAAGTAATTGAACTAGACCCATTGACGCCTGAAGAAACCGATGAGTTTATTTCTTTCCTAACGGATGGAGCCACCATGAATGTACCAATGGATACCAGAAATCATATCCAAACAAAACTCAGACAACTTATCCCATATTATATTCAACTTATCATCGAAAAAGGAGACGAATGGACCGAAGACAATAATAGGGATATGCTCACAGTCGCTGATGTGGATCTTATGTACCAAAAACTCATCACCGAAAATGATAAATTTATTGATTGGGTAGATAGGATAAAAACCTACTTCTCCGATCACTCTAAATTTTTATTGCAAGTATTAACCACCATCGCTCATCGGGATGAAATGGTCATGCAAGAAGTACTCAATATCGCCAATCAACACAAAGTAGAAGATTTTGAAGAGATGATCCACCAAGTCTTAGTGGCAGATGGATATCTTACAAAAAACGAAGGTGGAAAATTGATTTTTGCTTCACCATTGCTCAGGGATTGGTGGAAGTATCATTATAGCTTATCAAAATAA
- a CDS encoding winged helix-turn-helix transcriptional regulator, with protein sequence MNCELLYVCAMKRQDILILVWLCLQDKKPSQKEISEKLDISRAAVSYAIERCIELNLLDRKKYQVRKQALLEFIFYGLPYIYPAVIGSIVKGIPTGVSAFPLNQLFSNEPGYVWATDRATHTGINIEPLYPSIPAIVLGDARMYEACSLIDAIRIGHTRERVEAYRRLKEIIK encoded by the coding sequence ATGAATTGTGAATTATTGTATGTTTGTGCTATGAAAAGGCAAGATATATTGATATTAGTTTGGCTTTGTTTGCAAGACAAAAAACCATCACAAAAGGAAATCTCTGAGAAATTGGATATTAGCCGTGCTGCGGTGTCATATGCAATCGAAAGGTGTATTGAATTAAATCTATTGGATAGAAAGAAATATCAGGTAAGGAAACAAGCGTTGCTGGAGTTTATATTTTATGGTTTGCCATATATTTACCCTGCAGTAATAGGTAGTATTGTCAAAGGAATACCTACTGGTGTAAGTGCATTTCCGCTCAATCAGTTATTTTCTAATGAACCAGGATATGTATGGGCCACTGATAGGGCCACGCACACTGGAATAAATATAGAACCGTTATATCCATCTATTCCTGCAATAGTGCTTGGTGACGCCCGAATGTATGAAGCATGTTCATTAATAGATGCTATAAGAATAGGCCATACGAGAGAAAGAGTGGAAGCATATCGTCGGCTAAAGGAAATAATAAAATGA